Proteins encoded by one window of Macaca mulatta isolate MMU2019108-1 chromosome 10, T2T-MMU8v2.0, whole genome shotgun sequence:
- the LOC100425924 gene encoding POTE ankyrin domain family member G-like isoform X1, with the protein MVAEVSSIPAASAVKKPFGLRSKMGKWCHHCFPCCRASGKSNVGASGDQDDSAMKTLRSKMAKWCCHCFPCCRRSGKSNVGTSGDHHASAMKTLRSKMAKWCCHCFPRCKGRGESNVEAWEDYDDSAFMEPRYHVRGEDLDKLHRAAWWGKVPRKDLIVMLRDTDVNKTDKQKRTALHLASANGNSEIVKLLLDRRCQLDVLDNKKRTALIKAVQCQEDECALMLLEHGTDPNIPDEYGNTALHYAIYNEDKLMAKALLLYGADIESKNKHGLTPLLLGVHGQKQQVVKFLIKKKANLSARDRCGRNALILAVRCGSASIVSLLLEQNIDVSSKDLSGQTARDYAVSSHHNVICQLLSDYEEKQMLKISSENSNPEQDLKLTSEEESQRLKGSENSQPEEMSQEPEINKDCDREAEEDMKKHGSNNMGLPENLTNDAAAGNGDDGLIPQSKSRTPESQQFPDTENEEYHSDEQNDTQKQVSEEQNAGISQEILTGKQEQMEVAEKKMNSEVSLTNKKEKDLLHENRMLQEEIAMLRLKVDKIKEQSQLREKKLLEEIESVKAKNDKLLKAVKLNEEA; encoded by the exons ATGGTGGCTGAGGTTTCTTCAATACCCGCTGCCTCCGCTGTGAAGAAGCCATTTGGTCTCAGGAGCAAGATGGGCAAGTGGTGCCACCACTGCTTCCCCTGCTGCAGGGCGAGCGGCAAGAGCAACGTGGGTGCTTCTGGAGACCAGGACGACTCCGCTATGAAGACACTTAGAAGCAAGATGGCCAAGTGGTGCTGCCACTGCTTCCCCTGCTGCAGGAGGAGCGGCAAGAGCAACGTGGGCACTTCTGGGGACCACCATGCCTCTGCTATGAAGACACttaggagcaagatggccaagtGGTGCTGCCACTGCTTCCCCCGCTGCAAGGGGCGCGGGGAGAGCAACGTGGAAGCTTGGGAAGACTACGACGACAGCGCCTTTATGGAGCCCAG GTACCACGTCCGTGGAGAAGATCTGGACAAGCTCCACAGAGCTGCCTGGTGGGGTAAAGTCCCCAGAAAGGATCTCATCGTCATGCTCAGGGACACTGACGTGAACAAGACGGACAAACAAAAGAG GACTGCTCTACATCTGGCCTCTGCCAATGGGAATTCAGAAATAGTAAAACTCCTGCTGGACAGACGATGTCAACTTGATGTCCTTGACAACAAAAAGAGGACAGCTCTGATCAAG GCTGTACAATGCCAAGAAGATGAATGTGCATTAATGTTGCTGGAACATGGCACTGATCCAAATATTCCAGATGAGTATGGAAATACTGCTCTACACTATGCTATCTACAATGAAGATAAATTAATGGCGAAAGCACTGCTCTTATACGGTGCTGATATTGAATCAAAAAACAAG CATGGCCTCACACCACTTTTGCTTGGTGTACATGGACAAAAACAGCAAGTGGTGAaatttttaatcaagaaaaaagcTAATTTAAGTGCACGTGACAGATGTGGAAG AAATGCTCTCATACTTGCTGTACGTTGTGGATCAGCAAGTATAGTCAGCCTTCTACTCGAGCAAAATATTGATGTCTCTTCTAAAGATCTATCTGGACAGACGGCCAGAGACTATGCTGTTTCTAGTCATCATAATGT AATTTGCCAATTACTTTCTGACTATGAAGAAAAACAGATGCtaaaaatctcttctgaaaacaGCAATCCAG AACAAGACTTAAAGCTGACATCAGAGGAAGAATCACAAAGGCTTAAAGGCAGTGAAAATAGCCAGCCAGAG GAAATGTCTCAAGAACCAGAAATAAACAAGGATTGTGATAGAGAG GCTGAAGAAGACATGAAGAAGCACGGAAGTAATAATATGGGATTACCAGAAAACCTGACTAATGATGCCGCTGCTGGCAATGGTGATGATGGATTAATTCCACAAAGCAAGAGCAGAACACCTGAAAGTCAGCAATTTCCTGACACTGAGAATGAAGAGTATCACAG TGATGAACAAAATGATACCCAGAAGCAAGTTTCGGAAGAACAGAATGCTGGAATATCACAAGAGATTCTGACTGGTAAACAAGAGCAGATGGAAGTggctgaaaagaaaatgaattctgag GTTTCTCTTaccaataagaaagaaaaagatctctTGCATGAAAATCGCATGTTGCAGGAAGAAATTGCCATGCTGAGACTGAAAGTAGACAAAATAAAAGAGCAGAGCCAGCTAAGGGAAAAGAAACTTTTGGAGGAAATTGAAAGTGTGAAAGCAAAGAATGATAAACTTCTAAAG GCTGTAAAATTGAATGAGGAAGCATGA
- the LOC100425924 gene encoding POTE ankyrin domain family member B3-like isoform X2: MVAEVSSIPAASAVKKPFGLRSKMGKWCHHCFPCCRASGKSNVGASGDQDDSAMKTLRSKMAKWCCHCFPCCRRSGKSNVGTSGDHHASAMKTLRSKMAKWCCHCFPRCKGRGESNVEAWEDYDDSAFMEPRYHVRGEDLDKLHRAAWWGKVPRKDLIVMLRDTDVNKTDKQKRTALHLASANGNSEIVKLLLDRRCQLDVLDNKKRTALIKAVQCQEDECALMLLEHGTDPNIPDEYGNTALHYAIYNEDKLMAKALLLYGADIESKNKHGLTPLLLGVHGQKQQVVKFLIKKKANLSARDRCGRNALILAVRCGSASIVSLLLEQNIDVSSKDLSGQTARDYAVSSHHNVICQLLSDYEEKQMLKISSENSNPEQDLKLTSEEESQRLKGSENSQPEEMSQEPEINKDCDREAEEDMKKHGSNNMGLPENLTNDAAAGNGDDGLIPQSKSRTPESQQFPDTENEEYHSDEQNDTQKQVSEEQNAGISQEILTGKQEQMEVAEKKMNSEVSLTNKKEKDLLHENRMLQEEIAMLRLKVDKIKEQSQLREKKLLEEIESNNDKLLKAVKLNEEA; this comes from the exons ATGGTGGCTGAGGTTTCTTCAATACCCGCTGCCTCCGCTGTGAAGAAGCCATTTGGTCTCAGGAGCAAGATGGGCAAGTGGTGCCACCACTGCTTCCCCTGCTGCAGGGCGAGCGGCAAGAGCAACGTGGGTGCTTCTGGAGACCAGGACGACTCCGCTATGAAGACACTTAGAAGCAAGATGGCCAAGTGGTGCTGCCACTGCTTCCCCTGCTGCAGGAGGAGCGGCAAGAGCAACGTGGGCACTTCTGGGGACCACCATGCCTCTGCTATGAAGACACttaggagcaagatggccaagtGGTGCTGCCACTGCTTCCCCCGCTGCAAGGGGCGCGGGGAGAGCAACGTGGAAGCTTGGGAAGACTACGACGACAGCGCCTTTATGGAGCCCAG GTACCACGTCCGTGGAGAAGATCTGGACAAGCTCCACAGAGCTGCCTGGTGGGGTAAAGTCCCCAGAAAGGATCTCATCGTCATGCTCAGGGACACTGACGTGAACAAGACGGACAAACAAAAGAG GACTGCTCTACATCTGGCCTCTGCCAATGGGAATTCAGAAATAGTAAAACTCCTGCTGGACAGACGATGTCAACTTGATGTCCTTGACAACAAAAAGAGGACAGCTCTGATCAAG GCTGTACAATGCCAAGAAGATGAATGTGCATTAATGTTGCTGGAACATGGCACTGATCCAAATATTCCAGATGAGTATGGAAATACTGCTCTACACTATGCTATCTACAATGAAGATAAATTAATGGCGAAAGCACTGCTCTTATACGGTGCTGATATTGAATCAAAAAACAAG CATGGCCTCACACCACTTTTGCTTGGTGTACATGGACAAAAACAGCAAGTGGTGAaatttttaatcaagaaaaaagcTAATTTAAGTGCACGTGACAGATGTGGAAG AAATGCTCTCATACTTGCTGTACGTTGTGGATCAGCAAGTATAGTCAGCCTTCTACTCGAGCAAAATATTGATGTCTCTTCTAAAGATCTATCTGGACAGACGGCCAGAGACTATGCTGTTTCTAGTCATCATAATGT AATTTGCCAATTACTTTCTGACTATGAAGAAAAACAGATGCtaaaaatctcttctgaaaacaGCAATCCAG AACAAGACTTAAAGCTGACATCAGAGGAAGAATCACAAAGGCTTAAAGGCAGTGAAAATAGCCAGCCAGAG GAAATGTCTCAAGAACCAGAAATAAACAAGGATTGTGATAGAGAG GCTGAAGAAGACATGAAGAAGCACGGAAGTAATAATATGGGATTACCAGAAAACCTGACTAATGATGCCGCTGCTGGCAATGGTGATGATGGATTAATTCCACAAAGCAAGAGCAGAACACCTGAAAGTCAGCAATTTCCTGACACTGAGAATGAAGAGTATCACAG TGATGAACAAAATGATACCCAGAAGCAAGTTTCGGAAGAACAGAATGCTGGAATATCACAAGAGATTCTGACTGGTAAACAAGAGCAGATGGAAGTggctgaaaagaaaatgaattctgag GTTTCTCTTaccaataagaaagaaaaagatctctTGCATGAAAATCGCATGTTGCAGGAAGAAATTGCCATGCTGAGACTGAAAGTAGACAAAATAAAAGAGCAGAGCCAGCTAAGGGAAAAGAAACTTTTGGAGGAAATTGAAAGT AATAATGATAAACTTCTTAAGGCTGTAAAATTGAATGAGGAAGCATGA
- the LOC100425924 gene encoding POTE ankyrin domain family member B-like isoform X3, which produces MVAEVSSIPAASAVKKPFGLRSKMGKWCHHCFPCCRASGKSNVGASGDQDDSAMKTLRSKMAKWCCHCFPCCRRSGKSNVGTWEDYNDSAFMEPRYHVRGEDLDKLHRAAWWGKVPRKDLIVMLRDTDVNKTDKQKRTALHLASANGNSEIVKLLLDRRCQLDVLDNKKRTALIKAVQCQEDECALMLLEHGTDPNIPDEYGNTALHYAIYNEDKLMAKALLLYGADIESKNKHGLTPLLLGVHGQKQQVVKFLIKKKANLSARDRCGRNALILAVRCGSASIVSLLLEQNIDVSSKDLSGQTARDYAVSSHHNVICQLLSDYEEKQMLKISSENSNPEQDLKLTSEEESQRLKGSENSQPEEMSQEPEINKDCDREAEEDMKKHGSNNMGLPENLTNDAAAGNGDDGLIPQSKSRTPESQQFPDTENEEYHSDEQNDTQKQVSEEQNAGISQEILTGKQEQMEVAEKKMNSEVSLTNKKEKDLLHENRMLQEEIAMLRLKVDKIKEQSQLREKKLLEEIESNNDKLLKAVKLNEEA; this is translated from the exons ATGGTGGCTGAGGTTTCTTCAATACCCGCTGCCTCCGCTGTGAAGAAGCCATTTGGTCTCAGGAGCAAGATGGGCAAGTGGTGCCACCACTGCTTCCCCTGCTGCAGGGCGAGCGGCAAGAGCAACGTGGGTGCTTCTGGAGACCAGGACGACTCCGCTATGAAGACACTTAGAAGCAAGATGGCCAAGTGGTGCTGCCACTGCTTCCCCTGCTGCAGGAGGAGCGGCAAGAGCAACGTGGGCA CTTGGGAAGACTACAACGACAGCGCCTTCATGGAGCCCAGGTACCACGTCCGTGGAGAAGATCTGGACAAGCTCCACAGAGCTGCCTGGTGGGGTAAAGTCCCCAGAAAGGATCTCATCGTCATGCTCAGGGACACTGACGTGAACAAGACGGACAAACAAAAGAG GACTGCTCTACATCTGGCCTCTGCCAATGGGAATTCAGAAATAGTAAAACTCCTGCTGGACAGACGATGTCAACTTGATGTCCTTGACAACAAAAAGAGGACAGCTCTGATCAAG GCTGTACAATGCCAAGAAGATGAATGTGCATTAATGTTGCTGGAACATGGCACTGATCCAAATATTCCAGATGAGTATGGAAATACTGCTCTACACTATGCTATCTACAATGAAGATAAATTAATGGCGAAAGCACTGCTCTTATACGGTGCTGATATTGAATCAAAAAACAAG CATGGCCTCACACCACTTTTGCTTGGTGTACATGGACAAAAACAGCAAGTGGTGAaatttttaatcaagaaaaaagcTAATTTAAGTGCACGTGACAGATGTGGAAG AAATGCTCTCATACTTGCTGTACGTTGTGGATCAGCAAGTATAGTCAGCCTTCTACTCGAGCAAAATATTGATGTCTCTTCTAAAGATCTATCTGGACAGACGGCCAGAGACTATGCTGTTTCTAGTCATCATAATGT AATTTGCCAATTACTTTCTGACTATGAAGAAAAACAGATGCtaaaaatctcttctgaaaacaGCAATCCAG AACAAGACTTAAAGCTGACATCAGAGGAAGAATCACAAAGGCTTAAAGGCAGTGAAAATAGCCAGCCAGAG GAAATGTCTCAAGAACCAGAAATAAACAAGGATTGTGATAGAGAG GCTGAAGAAGACATGAAGAAGCACGGAAGTAATAATATGGGATTACCAGAAAACCTGACTAATGATGCCGCTGCTGGCAATGGTGATGATGGATTAATTCCACAAAGCAAGAGCAGAACACCTGAAAGTCAGCAATTTCCTGACACTGAGAATGAAGAGTATCACAG TGATGAACAAAATGATACCCAGAAGCAAGTTTCGGAAGAACAGAATGCTGGAATATCACAAGAGATTCTGACTGGTAAACAAGAGCAGATGGAAGTggctgaaaagaaaatgaattctgag GTTTCTCTTaccaataagaaagaaaaagatctctTGCATGAAAATCGCATGTTGCAGGAAGAAATTGCCATGCTGAGACTGAAAGTAGACAAAATAAAAGAGCAGAGCCAGCTAAGGGAAAAGAAACTTTTGGAGGAAATTGAAAGT AATAATGATAAACTTCTTAAGGCTGTAAAATTGAATGAGGAAGCATGA